In the Gemmatimonadota bacterium genome, ATTCAACAACTTATCTCTGTAATACTCATACTGCTTTTTTCTTGCTTCCAGTTCTGCTTCCAGTTCTGCTTCCAGTTCTGCTTCCAGTTCTCTAAAAGTGTCCAGGGTTTTAACGATCTCCGACTGGATTGGTAAGGGGGGAATGGGGATTTCGAGACGTGACCACTTGCTTTTTGTAAGTCCAAATCGCGTAATCCCCGTCGCTGCTTTTTGAATTTGCTTTTGTAGTTCGTCAGATTCAAATAAATACGCAATGTAACAAGAAGTAGTATAGTTGGATTTATGGGGTCGAAGCCTCATTACATGATAACTATACACGGCGTTGTGGATGTTTTCGACAGCGACAGCAGATATGCCTATATCTTCCTTAGTTTCAGAAGTTGGTGTAATAAATACATCACCGCGTTTAATGTCGCAGCTTTCGAATTGTGCGTCTGTCGCAGTCACCTTCATTTTCAATATGTCCTTAGAAATGAACTGGTTTCTCACGACATCCATGTAATTCAAAAGTAAAGCGTGTTTCTGCCCTTCCTTGGTCTTTTTATCTGCACCGACCTTACCGAATCCGCACAATCTGCCCAACGCCCGAAACTCCACCCCATCCGGACACAATTCGGATATCAGTTTCTCGATACGACCCACGTGCGTTTTCATCTCGTTCCTTCTATTTCTAATACGATTTTGTCGATGGCCGCGCGGAGTTCCTGCTGGTGCACAACGATCCGGTCGATCTCATCGTTGAGCGTCTTGATATCGATAGTCTCCCGGGTGTCCTCTGGCTCCACGTAACTCGCAACCGAAATATTGTAGTCGTTCTGTGCGATAGCCTTGTTGTCGATCAGGGCGGCGAAGTGTTCGATGTCGTCGCGATCAGCGTACGCCTTGAGGATCTTCGCGCGGTGATCATCGGCTAGCTTGTTCTTGTTGCCTGAACGGACGAATTCGGAGGATGCGTCGATGAAGAGCGTCTTGTTGTCCGCCTTGCTTTTTTTCAGCACGATGATGCAGGTGGCGATGCTGGTTCCGAAGAAGAGATCGGTGGGTAGCTGGATCACCGTGTCGATGTAGTTGTTTTCAATGAGATAGCGGCGAATCTTCATTTCGGCTCCGCCGCGATACAGTACTCCGGGAAACTCGACGATGGCAGCTGTTCCGCTGGTTGAAAGCCAGGAAAGCATGTGCATGACGAAAGCGAGATCGGCCTTGCTTTTTGGCGCTAAAACGCCTGCTGGAGAAAACCGCGGATCGTTGATGAGGATCGGATTCGCGTCGCCGCCCCATTTGATAGAATAGGGCGGATTGGAGACTATGGCGTCAAATGGTTCATCGTCCCAGTGCGCCGGGTCGGTGAGTGTGTCTCCGAGGGCGATATCGAACCGCTCGTAATTGATGTCATGAAGAAACATGTTGATGCGGCAGAGGTTATAGGTCGTGAGGTTTACCTCCTGCCCGAAGAAACCCTGGCGAACCTTCTCCTTCCCTAGCACCTTGGAGAACTTTAGCAGCAACGAACCCGAACCACAAGCCGGATCGTATACCTTGTTCACATCATGCCGGCCGACGGTCGAGATTTCCGCGAGCAATTCGCTAACCTCCTGCGGGGTGAAAAACTCGCCACCGGACTTGCCCGCGTTCGATGCATACATCGTCATCAGAAATTCGTAGGCATCTCCGAAAGCGTCTATGGTAGAATCGGCGTAATCCTGGAAACTCAGTCCGGCAATGGCGTCGAGCAGTCTGACCAGCTTTCGATTCCGCTGTTCCACCGTGGCTCCGAGTTTCGGCGAGTTTACGTCCAGGTCATCGAAGAGGCCCTGCAGGTCGTCTTCGCTCGCTGTACCCTTTGCCGAGTTCTCGATGTTTCTAAAGACCCTTGCAAGCGTTTCGTTCAGGTCCTGATCGTGTCGCGCGGAGGCCGCCACACTGACAAACAACTCGGAGGGCAGGATGTAGAAACCTTTTTCCTTTACCGTTTCTTCGCGCCCCAACTCCGCGTTTTCGTCCGACAGTTCTGCATAATCGAAATCGGAGATGCCCCCTCGACGTTCGTCGTCGTTGATATAGGCGGTGAGGTTCTCGCTGATGAATCGGTAGAACAACATCCCCAGCACGTATTGCTTGAAGTCCCAACCGTCCACGCTGCCCCGTAGATCGTTGGCAATCTGCCAGATCGTGCGGTGCAGTTCTTCCCTGTCTTGATGATTAGCGTATGTCATTCAGCTTCCAATCCCATCTCGATGCTGGTCTTTGGTGAAATCTCATTGGGGTGTTTATGACCGTCATTGTCTGTCCACGCGGTCTTCACGACTACGAACCGTCGATTGTAGTCCTGTCGTGCCTGTGACGTATCGAACAAACACCGGATCTAGGTACCGGCAACTCTGTCTGGTTTTACAAGGGGTACAATATAGAGGTATCCAATCTTCTCGACAATCAAAAGACCTATGGACTTATGTGAAGCGGATCACCACCAGTTAGAAAATTCGGTTCACATTACATCGATTTCCATCGCTCACGTGGCCTATCACCCACCGAGCGCCCATCCCGCGGGTATCCCCATCACGCCGTCACCCAGGTCTCGGATATGTGGGTCGTTGGATAGCACCAGCGCCTGCAGGACGGGTTTGTCCAGGATCTCATCCAAACGACGCAGGTGGCGCGCGTCCCTGTGCGAGACCCTGTCTTTGTATTTAACCTCGACAGGCACATAGCCACTTTCGGTCTCGATCAGCAGATCGACTTCCCGACCGTCGACCGTTCGCAGATGATAGAAATCAACGGGCAACCTCAGGTTCCGCGCCTGTTTGAAGATCTCCGCGACGATGGCGCCTTCGAATTCGGTCCCCGAGGGCCGACCCCTGCGGTTGAGCAACGCGCGCTGGATGCCCGGATCGAGGAAGTGTATTTTCGCTGCCTTGGAAAGGCGTTTGTTTCGATTTCTGAACCATGGTTGTAACTGAACGACCTGGTAACTGATTTCGAGGTAAGTGACGAAACGATTAATCGTCCTGTGCGTCACGCCGGCGAGACGAGCCAGTTCGCTGGTATTCAGCAAACCGCCAGCCAAGCCGCCCAATGCCCGCAACATGCGTACATAGGGAACCAGGTCCCGAAGATTGGCCAGATCACGTAGATCTCTTTGCAGATACGTTCGCAGGTAGTCCTGTAGCCAACCGTACCGGTCCTCCCGGGACAGCGTAACATCGGTAACGACCGGCATGCCCCCGAAGTTCAGGTAGTGATCGAGGTGATCAACCGCTCTGGCGTACCTGTCGCTTTGTTGGGGTATTCCTGATACAAGCATATCAGGATCCCCGGATTCAAGGAACCGGACCAGGCGGGATTCCACGACCGGATCGTGCCAGGAATCGGTCATCATCTCCGGTATCGTAAGCGGATACAGTTCCAATATGGTGACGCGTCCGGCCAGGCTCTCCCGGATCTGATCCATCAACAGGATCTGGCTGGATCCAAGCAGTATGGAACGGGTGTCGGGATACCGGTCATACACCGCCTTGACAGATTCGACTATCGAAGGCGCCTTCTGTATTTCGTCCAGAATGACCCTGGGATAACGTTGGTACCACTGTGCCGCTGAAAGCGCGGTATAGTCCGGGCGTACGATCGGGTCTTCGAGCGAGACGAAGTCGTATTCAGGAAACCCGGCCTGCACCAGGGTGGTCTTGCCGGTCTGACGGGCACCTGTCAATGCGATCAGTCGTCCCAGCCGGGTACCCGACTTCTGTTTCATCAAGGACAGCACAGTCCGGTTTTTCATATTACAACCTCATTTGGGCGTAATATTATGCTCTTTATGATAAATTATACGCCATTATTGCGATAAAGCAATATAATTTTACGTTAAAACGAGTTGTGTGGCAGCAGGATGCCGCCGGTGGGAGGGATATTCAAGCCTGGAAAATGGATTTTGGTACCGGGGGATGCGTGCCTGGGTGTTCCGTGGGAGAACGGAATTGCGTTTTTTTGGAATCGAAGAGATCGACTTCTGGCGGTGATCGGTGATCAGTTATTCAAGTTATTCATCATTGTCAACGACGCGGCCGTCTGCGTTTTCAGCCTGGCCTTCCCCCGGCTTCCCGTCCGTCAGGTTACCGTCCGCCGACTTCCCGTCCGCCAGCTTCCCGTCCGCCAGCTTCCCGGCTTCCGGCTTGCCGTCCGTCAGTTTCTGGATCGATCCGGGAACGGCATCGACCGGCGGAACCTCCGGCAATTCCCGTGTAATGGGGACGTTCAAGTCGGTGAAACGTTGGGCGGACGTGGCAACCCGGGTATCCCATGATCCGACGCTGCGATTGTACCGTTCGATCGCCTGCCGAAGCGAATTGCCGACGTTGACGTAGTGGCCCGCGAACACGGCCAGCCGGTCGTACATCTCCTTGCCCAGGTCGCTGATCTGCCGGGCAGTCTCCGCGACGCGGATCTGCTGCCAGGACATCTCCACGGCCTTTAGCAACGCCAGCAGGGCGGGCGGCGTGACGATGACCACGTTCTTCTCGAGGGCCCGTTCCGTCAGCCCGGGTTCCCGTTCGATGGCGGGGAGAAAGGCGAACTCGGGCAGGACCATCACCACCATGTCCGGCGTCGAGGCCAGGACGCTCCAGTACTCCTTTTTGGCCAGGGAGTCCACGTGGCTCTTCACCTGGCTGACATGGCGGTCGATTGCGGCCGACCGAGTTTCGTCATCGTCCGTCTCGAAGGCTTCCATGAGCGCCGTCAGCGACACCTTGGAATCGAGAATCACCGTCCGGTCCTGCGGCAGATGGACGATCACGTCGGTTCGAATCCGTTCCCCTTCGCTGTCGAAGCTGTCCTGCACCGTGAAATCGATGTCCTTCCGAAGGCCCGAAAGCTCAAGGACCCGCTCAAGCTGGGTCTCCCCCCACCGGCCGCGCACGTCGGGCCGCTTCAACGCGTTGGAAAGCGTCTGGGCCTCGCTGGCGAGTTCCCTGTTGGCCTGCATGAGGTTCGATATCTGAGTTTGAAATTCGCCCGCATTCTTGGCCCGTGCCTTGTCCAGCGACTCGATTTTCTCCGACAGGGGCTTGACCAGTTTCTCGACGGCTTCCTGGCGCGCTTTCAGCGTTTCCTCGGCGTTTGCCTTGAACGATTCCTGCTGCGACTTAAGGACTTCCGACGACAGGGCCTTGAAGGTGTCCTTGAACCGCTTCTCCACCTCGTCCCGTTCGCCGAGGCGTTCCTCCGCGTTGGAGAGTTTCTGAAGCAGGCCGGCCCGTTCGACTTCCAGCTTCCGGACTTCCTCCAGCGACTTTCCCGCTTCGGCCAGTTGCTCGCGCACCACGCCCAGTTCGGTCTCCATGGCCGCCTTCTCGCCGCTGAGCGCGTTGATCCGGCTGCTGTTTCTGAAGCTCCAGACCAGCACGCTGGCCGCCAAAGCCAGGCATGCCAGGAGCGCGATGAGCAATATGATCGTCAATGTGTCCATGTGGGATAATAAGACATGAAGGAAGTGCCGTAGTCAAGCGGTCAGCATGGTCAGCATAGTCCGGCTACCGCGGTTCCGCCATCCATTCGGCCGAGACCCTGGCCAGCTCCTCCATGACGGGTTCGTCTGTATTCCGACGCTTCAGTACCTTGAATCCATGATCCGCGGTATCCACGACGTGCAGCGTCGCGGTTGGCAGGTCGTCCGCGACCGGCTGCAGAAGATCCAGGTCCGCCATCGAGTCCCGCTGGCCGGACAGGAACAACATGGGTACCTCGACCGCCTTCAGGTGTTCGGCGCGCTCCGTGTTCTTCTTGCTCGCGTGAAGCGGAAAGGCGTAAAACACGATGCCCCTCAGCCCTTCGACCGGTTCCCGGGCACACGCCATTGACACCATGCGGCCGCTCATGGAATGTCCGCCGGCGAAGACCGGCAGCCCGTCGGCGTTTTCCTTGGCCGTCTCGATGGCCGCCCACACCGTAGCCAGGCGCACCTTCTCGCCGTCCATCCCCCCGCCGCCCTTTTCGGAATAGGGATAGTTGAATCGAAAGGTGGCGACCCCCGCATCGTTCAGCGCTTCGCTCAGTTCCTCCATGAACCGATGGCGCATGTTCGTGCCCGATCCGTGTCCGAGCACGAGCAGGGCTCGTGCGGCGGTTGGACCGTCGGAGCCGCCTGCGACGGATGAGCCGGCCGGCCTCGCAAGGATGGCCGAAACCTCGCCTTTCTCTTCAGTCGCGATGAACTTCAATTCTCTCGTATCAATGGGCATTCAACCCTCCAGCATTACGCGTATATTTTGCTCCGGAATTCCTCATATATCTCCCTGCGGACCGTCCACACAAAATGATCTTCTCCTGCGTTGTGCTAATGCGTCGCGCTACTTCGCCGCGCGCTTCGGATAGTCGTACCGCACTTCGTCGCCGGGCGCATCGCCCACGGTGGACCAGGTGTCAGCCTGGAACCGCAGGTGCAGCACGGCACAGGTCGGCATATTGAAGATCTCTCGCGGCCCGATGTGATTCGCAAGATCCGTCAAACCGGGATTGTGCCCGAACAGCATCAGGCTATCCACCGAATCATCCGTGCCCCGGATCACACGGAGCAGTTCGGCAACGCCCGCGTGAAAGAAGCGCTCCTCCACCGCGATGCTCTCGCGGGGGTACCCGAGCTTCCCGGCTATGGTCCGCGCCGTGTCCAGCGCCCGGACCGCGGAACTCGAGACGATCAGATCCGGTTCGCACACGCTCCGTGACAGCCGCTCGCCCATCACCGGCGCGTCCCGCTTCCCGCGCTTGTTCAGCGGCCGCTCATGATCGTGGAGGGCGGGATCTTTCCAACTCGACTTGGCGTGCCGTACCAGAATGAGTTCTTTCACCTGGAAGCGCTCCCATGGACGAGTTCCGTCGAACGCCGACTCATGCCACCGACGACTCACGCCACCGACGACTCACGCCACCGACGACTCACGCCACCGACGACTCACGCCACCGAGCGCCGATCCGCTTTGGCTTTCGCGGGCAGGCTGAACGGGCGGTCGTGGCGGAGACTCGGCACGCGGCCGCGCGCGCTGGCGACGCTGCCCAGGTCCACCGTTGCGACGATGACGCCCACGTCTTCGCCGCCGTCGGCCAGGACCTCGCCCCAGGGGGAAATGATGAGCGAATGGCCGTACACTTCGCCGCCGCCCGGAATCGAACCCGCGGCGCAGGGGGCCACCACTACGGCGCCGTTCTCGATGGCCCGGGCGCGGTTCAGCACGTGCCAGTGGGCCTGTCCCGTCGTCTTCGTGAACGCCGCCGGCACGGCGAGCATCTCGGCGCCGGCCTGTGCCAGCGTACGGTAGAGCTGGGGAAAGCGCAGGTCGTAACAAGTGGTCATACCGAGCCGGCCCCAGGGCGTGTCCGCCACCACGGCCGTCTCGCCGGGCGATACGACGTCCGATTCGCGGTACTGCTCGTCCCGGGAGAGGTCCACGTCGAAGAGGTGGATCTTGTCGTAGCGCGCGCGGATCTCCCCCTGGTCGTCCACCAGGAAACCGCGGTTGATGAGCCGGCCGTCCAGCCCGTCCACCGCCACGGAGCCGATGAGCGTCCACACGCCGGCGTTCCGCGTGAAATCCCGCAGGGCCGCGACCACGGGATGGTCCGCCTCCGGCGCCGAGGGCGGACAGATCATGTCGTTGTCGGTTCTGAGGCCGCCGCAGAACTCGGGCAGGCAAACCAACTCGGCGCCTTTCGCCACCGCGTCGCCCGCCAGGCGGCAGGCGACTTCAATGGCCTCTTCGAAGGTCGCCGTGGCGGGCGTCTGCACACAACCGATACGTACTTCGCTGTTTGCATTCATGGCTTGCTCTCCTGTGATTACTTCCTGTTCATCCACTATGATTGACCGCCGGGCGTCACCCAGACCATTAATGCGGTATCCCCAACTGATGCATCCTGCGGTGAATCGCCTCCCGCGCCTCGACAAAGGGCCGTTCCAGGTAGGCCAGGTGGTCTTCCTCGCCGTGATGGTGCGTGGCCGTGCCGGGTTCGTGCCGCGCCGCGGTGCGGCGGATGTACTGCAGGTCGCCGTCGATGAGGGTGAGCATGTACTGGGCGGCGTCCTTGTCGAACATCCACCACTCGCCCCCGCAGGCGACGTAGACCGGCGAGGTGTGGGCGAAGATCCCCCGTCCCCAGCCGTCGTGATGGGGCACGCTGCTATAATCCGGCCCCGCGCACCGGGCTGCCAGCCACGTATGTCCGTCCACCTTCACGTGCGCCTTCAGTTCCAGGCGGCGCGTTCCGTTGCGGTCCTCCGTGGAGGCCACGACGCGTCCGCCCTGGACGATTTCCAGCGTGTGGATCGGAAAGATGCTTTCCGACCAGGCCTGGACCTCCACCGATCCGGGGCCCGACACCTGCACGGTGTCGCCCACCTGGTGCCCGTCCACGGACAGGTGGATGATGGGGCCGCCGCTGTGGAACGTACGCCCCTGCGAGACGGCGTTGCACCAGTTGTCGTAGGTGAAGTCCTGGTCGGGCATGTAGGCGTAGGTGCGGTACAGGCCGACGGGTACGTCGCTGCTCATCTTGTCCGTGCCGCCCACCAGCGGCAACTTGTATCCGCAGTTGAGATAACGGTAGTACTCGATGTGGTTGAACGGCTGGTGGCGCAGCATTTCCACGCCGTCCACGCGGCCCGTGGCGATGAGCGCCGCGGGCTCTCCGTTCGGGTTGGGGAGATGGGGGATGATGACCGAGCCGCCTTGGGCGTGGCACTGGTCCGCCCAGTCGCTCATCGTGATCTCCAGCGTGCCGCCCAGTTCCGCCTCGCCCGGGCCGTCCGTGCACCAGGGCATGACCGGCTCCTTCAGGCCCCAGAGGATGAGGTGGCCCAGGAAGTGCTGCCTGTTCTCCTGCCCCACGTAGACGATGTTGTTCCCGTCCTGCGAGACGCTCGGTCGGCCCGTGAAATCCTCTGTGTTCGTGAAGAGATTGCCCCACTGCGAGGGCAGCAGGTTCACGATGTTCAAGTCCTCCCCCTGGGATTCGGTGTGGCTGCCCTGCGTGGAGAGGAAGTGTACGTGCGAATCTCCGCTGTACCAGCCTTGCGCGTTCATATTCACCCAGCGCTTGAGCCGCAGGGTCAGTTCCTGCTGGCCCGGTTCGATCTTCAACCGGGTCCGCAGCGGCTCGTACTCGAACCCCCGCGCCACGTCCACGATCACCTCGCCGCGGGGCAGCCATCCCTGGCACTTGCCGTCGATGTACGCATAGGTGATCTGTCCCAACCGGAGGTCCCCGCCGATGTCGATGTGCCAGGTGTCCAGGTTGGAATTGACCTGGTTGTGGTGGCCGTAGGGCTGGTAGGGGATGCCTTCGGGCGAGCGGAAATGCACGCGGCAGGGGACTGGCCTCCCCGTGTCGTCATCGAGGACGGTGACGTTCACCCAGTTCCGCCCGCGGTCCAGGAGTTCCACGCGCATGCGCGGCGTCTCGACCACCTTCTTCTGCTCGACGTCGCCCCATTTGACCTCGCCGACGGTTTCCTCGCCCCGCTTCACCGACAGCGTCGCGGACGGTATGGCCGCCACTTCGACGTAGGCCGGGCTCGACTTCGGGTTCTGCGTCTCGCCCCAGCCGGCGAAATCGTCGTCGACGAAGTCATCGACCGAGGCCTCGGGCAGGGGATGGACGTAGGAGGCGACGCCCCGGTCCACGTCCACGCGCAGGTCGAAGGGCTTTTCGGCGTCCTCGGGATCGGTCAGCGTAAGGCGCGCCTCGCGTTTGCCCTGGCGGACGAAGGGATGCTCGTTGGCCTGCGAAATCGTCAGTCCGGCGATGATGAATGGCGGACCGGCCGGAATGACCTCCAGCGATTCGATCTCGAGGTCGGGATGGGGGTTCCGCCAGGCCCAGAGGTAGTATCCCCTGGAATAGTCTCCCGTGACTTCCGTCTGACGCTTGCCCGAGTCGCCCCAGTTGTCCCCCGCGTAACGCCGCATCTTCACCTGGCCCCGGTCCGGGAGGGCGAGAAATGGTTTGCCGCCCTGGGAGATATGGCCGATTTCAAAGCGTTCGCGGATGGGTACGCGGACCTCCTCGCCGCCCTCCAGGCGGAACACGTAGTCCGCCACGGGGATCCCCAGCGGACCGCCTTCCATCAGGTCGGACTTCAGCAGGCGATGGGCCAGGATCAGCCCCGTGGCCCGGCTGTTGACCGGAATGGTCACGCTGCCGGAGGCCTTGTCGAAGGCGATGAAACACTTCGCGGGATCGTCGTTTACCCGGAAGGGCAGGCCGCGGCACAGTTGTTCGCCGATGGGCGTGTTGGGCTTCTCATCCAGGACGTCGAGTCCCGCGTTACACAGGGCGGACAGGTCGAGGGGCTGGTAGTCTGGCATGTGGGCGCCTCTTTTTCGAATGTGACTTAAGGTGACGCTCGTGGTATTTTGAAGCGTGTTTTTGTACAAATTTCAAATTGAACTTGAAAATTGTACAGAATTACAGAACGGAAACGCAAATCTGACTCGACTTTACCGCAGTTACTGTCAAACTTACAACAAGCACGACTTCAGGCAAATGATTAACCTCGGGAGGTTGACGGATTTCGGATATTTAATGCGACGGTAAGTCCCGCCCATTGCACGGAATGGGATCACACACCCCCTCCCATTGATCCTTGATGTATCGTTAAGGGGGTCTTATAATACACTTCTGTAAAGTCATTCGAATAATGGCCGCGATTACAGACGGTCGGATTCCCACGACTTTTTATAGTCTGTTTACCGCCGCTTTCGTTGTACGAACAACTGCGACTTTCGATGATCCGTTCACTTGACGCAACGCCACGCAAATCCGAAAGGAACCTCCGATGGCCCACCACAAGGCCCTGATGAAGGGCGGCTTCCTCCTGCCCATGTGCGAGAAGCACTTCCACGACCATGACGAGACCTGGCTGATCCTGAAAGGAAGCGGGACTGGATTCTGGATCGATCACGACGGCAACCGGGAGGATTTCGTCCTGGAAGCGGGCGACGTCTGGATGATCCCCGCGGGTTTCGAACACGGTTGCGCCGGGACGAACAGCGAAGACTTCACGATCAGCGTCTTCGACGGGACGAAGCCGCCCGGGTGCCATGATCACGCTCATTACTACATCGAAAAAGAAGGCTACATCCCCTCGTTTAAACTGATCAAGACACCGACGGACCGGTACGGATCGGTTTAGGTGGGTATGGCCATGCCTGGACTGGCCTGGACCGGCCTGGACCGGCGCCGATGAACAATCTATCTACTTCAGCACCCGTATTCAGGAAACATCGACAAGGAACATCTACATGGATTTCAGGGACGAGTGGGAGCGCGCCGAACACGACTACGTGCAATGCCTGAACCGGCTCGAGGCCGCCAGGGCCGATCTCGACGCGGCGCGCAAAGCGCTGCTGGACCTCACGCCGGAAGAAGGACGCAGCGGCAGGTTGCTCAGCGTCCGCTACCGGAAGAACCGGGGCGCCGTGGACTGGAGGGCGGCGCTGAACGCGGTCCTGGAATCGGACGAAGTGGCCCTCGACGAAATCGGCGACAAGTATCGCAAGCCTGAATCGGGCGCCTGGTACGTCCGGCTGAACAGACTGGCGGTGAACGCGCAGCGCTCGGGCGGGTGACCATGGACCTCAGTTTTTTCACGAGCGCGGGAGGGGACGCCTGGTCCCTGGAGGAATGCGCCGGCTGGGCGAAAGAGAACGGGTTTGACGCGGTGCGGCTTTCGGCCGGCGGGGCCGTCGATCCGGACCGCATCCTCGCCGACGGACCCGGCGAAGTCAACGACACCCTGAAGTCGCACGGCATTTACCTGGCCGCGCTGTCGGCCCACAACAACCTGCTGGACGACGACGTGGCGCAGGCGGACGCGGCGGAAGACCGGCTGCGAAAGGCCATCCTGGCGGCCTCGGCCCTGGGCGTTCCCGTGGTCGTCACCCATGCGGGCAGTCCCGTGGGCTGGCATTTCTACGGGCAGTTCTCGTCGACCCCCGGCAATCCGGGCGACCGGTCCGTGGAACTGGTGGAACGGTTTAAGGCGCGTTATACGGCCATCGTGAAACTGGCCGAAGACCACGGCATTACCATCGCCCTGGACGGCGCGGTGCGCATGGGGAACATCGCCTGCAATCCGGAGATGTGGGAGCGGGTGCTCGACGCGGTGCCGTCCGATCACCTGGGCCTTTCCTGTGATCCCTCCCACTGGCTGTGGATGATGATCCTGCCCGCCGAGGACGCCATCCGCATGTTCGCGGGCAGATGGGTCTACGCGGACGTGAAGGACGCCGAGGTGAGTCCCGCCATGCTGTTCCGCCAGGGCATCATCGGCAACTGGTGGTGGCAGTACCGCGTGCCGGGCCGGGGACAGCTCAACTGGGGCACCGTCATCGGCGCCCTGGTCGAGTCGGGCTATGACTACGTGCTCTGCGTCGAGAACGAGGACCGCGGCATGCCGGGACTGGCCGGATTCGCCCTGGGCGGACGCCATCTTCGCCAGTTCCTACCGCCCGCCGGCGCGGAGTACCAACGGCCGGCCGGGCCCTGGAACGTATCCTGAGCGATTCGCGCGCGCGTCGCGTGAAGATCACTCGCGGCAGCACGCTCGCGGCGCACCGCCTGGTTTCACCCTTCGGAGCCCTCCATGTACAGCCAAGACCCTCTGCCTCCCGTCGACCGCCGCAGGACCGAGATACGCCACCTGAACCTGCCCTGCGAGTTCGTCGCACCTTCCACGAAGGAAGCCTGGGAGAAGCGCGCGCGGTCGCTTCGGGAGCATATCCTGGTCAGCATGGGACTCTGGCCGAACCCCTCCCGCAGCCCGCTGAACGCGGAGATCACCCACCGGGTCGAACGCGAGGGGTACAGCATCGAGAACGTCCGGTTCCAAAGCCTGCCGGGATTCTACGTGACCGGGAACCTGTACCGTCCCGCCGGGGACGAAGGCTCCAGCGGCAACGGCCTCCGCCCGGCCATCCTGAATCCCCACGGCCACTGGAAGGAGGGCAGGCTGGCCAACGAGCCCGCCGGGTCCATACCCGCCCGGTGCATCAACTTCGCCCTACAGGGTTACGTGGCCTTCGCATGGTCCATGGCCGGCTACAACGACAGCACACAGCTTGACCACCGGACGTACGGCGACGACCGGAAGCAGCTCTGGGGGCTCAGCCTCATGGGGCTGCAGGTCTGGAATGGCATGCGCTCCGTCGATTTCCTCCAGTCGCTGCCGGACGTGGACAACAGCCGCATCGCCTGCACCGGGGCCTCGGGCGGCGGCACGCAGACCTTCATGCTCACCGCCGTGGACGACCGCGTTCGGGTTGCCGCGCCCGTGAACATGGTATCGGCGCACATGCAGGGCGGATGCATCTGCGAGAACGGCCCCAATCTCCGCATCGAAACGAACAACATGGAAATCGCCGCCCTGGCCGCGCCGCGGCCGTTGCTGCTGGTGTCCGCCACGGGGGACTGGACGGTCAATACGCCCGAGCTGGAGTACCCGGCCATCCGGGCGGTCTACGCGCTCTACGACGCGGAGGATCATCTGGCGGAGGTGCAGATCGACGCGGGCCATAA is a window encoding:
- a CDS encoding carbon-nitrogen hydrolase family protein; translation: MNANSEVRIGCVQTPATATFEEAIEVACRLAGDAVAKGAELVCLPEFCGGLRTDNDMICPPSAPEADHPVVAALRDFTRNAGVWTLIGSVAVDGLDGRLINRGFLVDDQGEIRARYDKIHLFDVDLSRDEQYRESDVVSPGETAVVADTPWGRLGMTTCYDLRFPQLYRTLAQAGAEMLAVPAAFTKTTGQAHWHVLNRARAIENGAVVVAPCAAGSIPGGGEVYGHSLIISPWGEVLADGGEDVGVIVATVDLGSVASARGRVPSLRHDRPFSLPAKAKADRRSVA
- a CDS encoding cupin domain-containing protein, whose amino-acid sequence is MAHHKALMKGGFLLPMCEKHFHDHDETWLILKGSGTGFWIDHDGNREDFVLEAGDVWMIPAGFEHGCAGTNSEDFTISVFDGTKPPGCHDHAHYYIEKEGYIPSFKLIKTPTDRYGSV
- a CDS encoding sugar phosphate isomerase/epimerase → MDLSFFTSAGGDAWSLEECAGWAKENGFDAVRLSAGGAVDPDRILADGPGEVNDTLKSHGIYLAALSAHNNLLDDDVAQADAAEDRLRKAILAASALGVPVVVTHAGSPVGWHFYGQFSSTPGNPGDRSVELVERFKARYTAIVKLAEDHGITIALDGAVRMGNIACNPEMWERVLDAVPSDHLGLSCDPSHWLWMMILPAEDAIRMFAGRWVYADVKDAEVSPAMLFRQGIIGNWWWQYRVPGRGQLNWGTVIGALVESGYDYVLCVENEDRGMPGLAGFALGGRHLRQFLPPAGAEYQRPAGPWNVS